A portion of the Thermococcus sp. genome contains these proteins:
- a CDS encoding VWA domain-containing protein has translation MEAREKRLIFPFSAIVGQEKAKLALLCVAVNPLIGGVLLKGDKGTGKSTLVRALANVLPEIEVVADCPFNCNPMNPLEMCDSCYERYERGESLPVVRRRMRVVDLPLSVTIDRLVGTVDVERFLKEGKRALQPGILAEANRNILYIDEVNLLDDYIADSLLDAAAMGWNTIEREGISFRHPARFILVGSMNPEEGELRPQILDRFGLCVEVSAPMNPKDRMEIVKRVEEFHEDPIGFYRKFEGEEKKLTESIVKARELLPKVEISDDLLKLLAETVINLGIKTSRAEITTIKTAKAIAALNGRRRVSLEDLEKAMELALPHRLRDKPFQKPPQMKPPRPKDDKHEHKHDHRHEQGKEEKSGSARSQGAGNLEQNFRSREVKIPRIDGRNFDGGEFTGYRSSRDVSVTVVNFPKGVPVSYLPPTNGKIKDVDFYNSLVWAVLNGKKPPIRLDLKDVRVRVRKAKAPTLWVLLLDSSGSMAVKRRISIAKGIAEKLVENGYIKKSKMALIVAKGKQAEVFVPPTRNYWEVLEKIESVPTGGRTPLSSALYNLLLLAGRERMKDKSLKVRAFLITDGKANVPLSGKRIKDEIIELARVLKRKGIELNIYDTRGGGINPGVSYVPLLKEVANAKVYRA, from the coding sequence ATGGAAGCTCGTGAAAAACGCTTAATCTTCCCATTTTCGGCAATAGTTGGACAGGAGAAAGCTAAATTAGCTCTGCTCTGTGTGGCGGTCAATCCACTGATCGGTGGTGTCCTGCTCAAGGGAGATAAAGGAACCGGGAAATCAACTCTCGTTAGAGCTCTGGCCAACGTTTTGCCCGAGATTGAGGTCGTGGCCGACTGTCCCTTCAACTGCAATCCCATGAATCCCCTGGAGATGTGCGACAGCTGCTATGAACGCTATGAAAGAGGTGAGAGCCTGCCGGTGGTAAGGAGAAGGATGCGCGTTGTGGACCTGCCCTTAAGTGTTACCATAGATAGACTGGTTGGAACAGTTGATGTGGAGCGCTTCCTGAAAGAGGGTAAAAGGGCATTACAGCCCGGAATCCTTGCTGAGGCGAACAGAAACATACTCTACATAGACGAAGTGAACCTGCTCGATGACTACATAGCCGACTCACTCTTGGATGCCGCGGCAATGGGATGGAATACCATAGAGAGGGAAGGCATTTCCTTCAGGCATCCAGCCCGCTTCATCCTCGTTGGGAGCATGAACCCCGAGGAAGGTGAGCTCAGGCCTCAAATCCTCGATAGATTTGGCTTATGTGTTGAGGTTTCGGCGCCGATGAACCCCAAGGACAGAATGGAGATAGTCAAGCGCGTTGAGGAGTTCCATGAAGATCCAATAGGCTTCTACAGGAAGTTTGAGGGCGAGGAGAAAAAGCTCACGGAGAGCATCGTTAAGGCAAGGGAGCTCCTCCCGAAGGTTGAGATAAGCGACGACCTGCTTAAGCTTTTGGCCGAGACAGTGATTAATCTGGGCATAAAGACCAGCAGGGCTGAAATCACCACAATAAAAACGGCCAAAGCAATAGCAGCTTTAAACGGAAGGCGGAGGGTTTCCCTTGAGGACTTGGAGAAGGCCATGGAATTAGCTTTGCCACACCGTCTGAGGGACAAACCATTTCAAAAGCCACCCCAGATGAAGCCTCCAAGGCCCAAAGATGATAAGCATGAGCATAAGCACGACCACAGGCATGAGCAGGGGAAGGAAGAAAAAAGCGGAAGCGCTCGAAGTCAGGGGGCTGGAAATCTGGAGCAGAATTTTCGTTCAAGGGAAGTTAAAATTCCAAGAATAGATGGCAGGAACTTTGATGGAGGCGAATTCACAGGCTACCGCTCCTCAAGGGATGTAAGCGTTACTGTGGTGAACTTTCCGAAAGGCGTTCCAGTTTCGTATCTTCCACCAACCAACGGCAAAATTAAGGATGTGGATTTTTACAACTCCCTGGTATGGGCAGTTTTGAATGGAAAAAAGCCCCCTATAAGACTTGATCTAAAGGATGTGCGCGTTAGGGTTAGAAAGGCAAAGGCTCCCACGCTCTGGGTTCTCCTCCTGGACTCAAGCGGAAGCATGGCCGTCAAGAGGAGAATAAGCATTGCAAAGGGGATAGCGGAAAAGCTGGTTGAAAACGGCTACATCAAGAAGTCAAAGATGGCCCTAATAGTTGCCAAAGGCAAACAGGCGGAAGTTTTTGTTCCGCCAACCAGGAACTACTGGGAGGTGCTTGAGAAGATAGAAAGCGTCCCGACCGGAGGGAGAACACCTTTAAGCTCCGCCCTCTACAATCTTTTGCTTCTGGCCGGCAGGGAGAGGATGAAGGATAAATCCCTGAAGGTCAGGGCTTTTCTGATAACAGATGGAAAGGCGAACGTTCCCCTCTCTGGAAAGAGAATTAAGGATGAAATAATCGAGCTGGCGAGGGTCCTGAAGAGGAAAGGAATAGAGCTTAACATCTACGA
- a CDS encoding cobaltochelatase subunit CobN, translating to MICFILGYGARPLPVLKKILEEEKIDGIVLTDQNCEKELEKVEKAKAIFIYAYELPEVVEEKIKGSRAKVIACAGMESLTNFPEDVLIKAKSYYVLGGEENLRNLAKFLANLAGEEREYEEPKEVPMQGIYHPNFGVFESLEEYLEVYERRPLIGVLFWRSAWLYKEFKPIEELIKALEGEGFGVIPVFTYGKDSTTGLGKEKSEALEEFFMKDGKPVIEALVSLISFGTVDLKNLEKLNIPVFAPIRSYYKGLREWKEGEGVDYMTQVYGVIIPEIAGAIEPIFIAGTRNIEGYKAGEPYEEHMRYLAKRVGRWIELRKKPRDDVKIAIIFINPPCKGLEASIGVGLGLDVPESIVRLLHRLKEEGYHVGEELPENGEELIRMILERKAVSEFRWTSVEEIVKNGGAVDFVSLEDYLEWFNELPGDLREKIVEGWGRPGDVLAGKVSKELVGMVYDGKFVVPGIRFGNIFITPQPKFGCAGARCDGKVCRILHDPTIVPPHQWWAVYRWITRVFGADVVIHFGTHGYLEFRPGKSVGLSPSCVPEASLDDVPHLYVYAVSNPMEGVIAKRRGYATLIDHIYPQMGMAEVLDDLDSLLTQYAKAKNLGDDARRRKIYEQILEKAKENRIRVANPENEERTIEEIHRYADLMRGSQINLGLHIFGHPPKEPERLAEYIATAMAYDSHASPSIKRVIAEAIGLDYDEIRKNPLEAANGFANRELLEIFHRMAVKSLTRLLKGEGFGVIKEEIEKSGFKVKEGEKLEKTFRKALEVAQKVVECEREHDGFLKGVEGGYVEPGPSGAITRGKFEILPTGRNFYAVDPRTLPTKAAWQIGVETAEKLLDEYKKKHGKYPESVGQVLWSIDGYKADGEQIAQILYLLGVKPIWKGDVVAGLEVIPLEELGRPRIDVLVRISGIVRDTLPNYIYLIDEAVEKVVTLDEPLEMNYVRKHYIEHIKKLIELGKGFEEAQKFARFRVFSAPPGAYGAGVNLAVESSGWRNDEDLAKVWVQWSGYAYGRDAFGVDARDSLVLNLREVDVINRNHISDEHDPTNCCCYFAHHGGFKTAVEALTGRNVEVVQTDTRDVSDAKIVDMKDELERVVRAKLLNDRWIEEMKKHGYRGANEFSKKILHLYGWEATTKLVEDWVFDEIAQKYVLDEEMRRWFEEHNPYAIEEIARRLIEAYERGLWETGDELIERLMEAYSEIEGLLEENLGEGEVQGGTIEIYTAEDDEHWSEKVEEVDKIWKLVKNA from the coding sequence ATGATATGCTTCATACTTGGCTACGGTGCAAGACCTCTGCCTGTGCTGAAAAAAATACTGGAAGAGGAAAAAATCGATGGAATCGTTTTAACGGATCAGAACTGTGAGAAAGAGCTCGAAAAAGTTGAAAAAGCCAAAGCAATCTTCATTTATGCCTACGAACTTCCCGAGGTTGTGGAGGAGAAAATTAAGGGGAGCAGAGCTAAAGTCATCGCATGTGCGGGCATGGAAAGCCTAACCAATTTCCCTGAAGATGTCCTTATCAAAGCTAAATCATACTACGTCCTCGGTGGTGAGGAGAATCTAAGAAACTTAGCTAAGTTTTTAGCAAACCTGGCGGGTGAAGAGAGGGAATATGAAGAGCCGAAGGAAGTTCCAATGCAGGGCATATACCACCCGAATTTTGGGGTTTTTGAGAGCCTGGAGGAATATCTGGAAGTTTATGAGAGGAGACCCCTCATTGGAGTTCTGTTCTGGAGGAGCGCCTGGCTCTACAAAGAATTCAAGCCAATTGAAGAGCTCATCAAAGCCCTTGAAGGTGAGGGGTTTGGAGTAATCCCTGTTTTCACCTACGGAAAAGACTCAACGACGGGGCTTGGGAAGGAGAAGAGCGAGGCCCTTGAGGAGTTCTTCATGAAGGATGGAAAACCAGTTATTGAGGCACTGGTAAGTTTAATTTCCTTCGGCACCGTTGATTTGAAGAATCTGGAAAAACTCAACATTCCGGTTTTTGCTCCAATTCGCTCCTACTATAAAGGCCTCAGAGAGTGGAAGGAAGGAGAAGGCGTTGATTATATGACACAGGTCTATGGAGTGATAATCCCTGAGATTGCTGGGGCAATTGAGCCCATATTCATAGCGGGAACCAGAAATATTGAGGGCTACAAGGCCGGAGAACCATACGAGGAACACATGAGGTACCTCGCGAAGAGGGTGGGGAGATGGATCGAGCTGAGGAAGAAGCCCAGAGATGATGTTAAAATAGCGATAATTTTTATAAATCCGCCCTGTAAGGGGCTTGAGGCCAGCATAGGCGTTGGGCTTGGCTTAGATGTTCCGGAGAGCATAGTTAGACTTCTGCACAGGTTAAAAGAAGAGGGCTACCATGTCGGTGAAGAGCTTCCAGAGAATGGGGAAGAGCTGATAAGAATGATTCTGGAGAGAAAGGCAGTAAGTGAGTTCAGATGGACGAGTGTCGAGGAAATCGTCAAAAATGGTGGTGCAGTTGACTTCGTAAGTCTGGAGGACTATCTGGAGTGGTTCAATGAACTTCCCGGGGACCTGAGAGAAAAAATAGTCGAAGGTTGGGGAAGACCTGGGGACGTCCTGGCGGGGAAAGTCAGCAAAGAGCTCGTCGGCATGGTTTATGATGGAAAGTTTGTCGTCCCGGGAATAAGGTTTGGAAACATTTTCATTACGCCACAGCCAAAATTCGGCTGCGCCGGGGCGAGGTGTGATGGAAAAGTGTGCAGGATCCTCCATGATCCAACAATAGTTCCACCGCACCAGTGGTGGGCCGTTTACAGGTGGATAACGCGGGTATTTGGGGCCGACGTGGTCATACACTTCGGGACTCACGGCTATTTAGAGTTCAGGCCCGGAAAAAGCGTTGGGCTTTCCCCTTCGTGCGTTCCCGAAGCTTCCTTAGATGACGTTCCGCACCTCTACGTTTATGCGGTTTCAAACCCCATGGAGGGAGTTATAGCCAAGCGGAGAGGTTATGCGACGCTGATAGACCACATTTATCCCCAAATGGGGATGGCTGAGGTTCTTGATGACTTAGATTCTCTCCTAACCCAGTATGCAAAGGCAAAGAACCTGGGAGATGATGCAAGGAGGAGGAAAATTTATGAGCAGATTCTGGAGAAAGCAAAGGAGAACAGGATAAGAGTAGCAAACCCTGAAAATGAAGAGCGGACGATAGAGGAAATCCACCGCTACGCTGATTTAATGAGAGGCTCTCAGATAAATCTCGGTCTTCACATCTTTGGACATCCACCAAAAGAGCCCGAGAGGTTAGCGGAATACATTGCCACAGCGATGGCCTATGATTCCCACGCTTCCCCTTCGATTAAGCGTGTCATTGCCGAGGCAATAGGCTTGGACTACGATGAGATAAGAAAGAACCCCTTGGAGGCTGCAAATGGATTCGCGAACAGGGAACTGCTGGAGATTTTCCACAGGATGGCCGTGAAAAGCCTAACCCGTCTGCTCAAAGGGGAGGGCTTTGGTGTTATTAAGGAAGAAATTGAAAAGTCTGGATTCAAAGTTAAGGAGGGAGAAAAGCTTGAGAAAACCTTTAGAAAAGCCCTTGAGGTTGCTCAAAAAGTTGTTGAGTGTGAAAGGGAGCATGACGGATTCTTAAAAGGTGTGGAAGGGGGATACGTAGAGCCCGGCCCATCCGGTGCCATAACGAGGGGAAAGTTTGAGATTTTGCCGACCGGGAGAAACTTCTATGCCGTTGACCCGAGAACTCTGCCAACAAAGGCCGCCTGGCAAATTGGGGTTGAAACCGCCGAAAAACTTCTGGATGAATATAAGAAGAAGCACGGAAAATACCCCGAAAGCGTTGGACAGGTCCTCTGGAGTATAGATGGATATAAGGCAGATGGCGAACAGATAGCCCAGATACTATATTTGCTTGGAGTTAAGCCAATCTGGAAAGGGGACGTGGTTGCAGGGCTTGAAGTAATTCCCCTGGAAGAGCTCGGAAGACCGAGGATCGACGTCCTCGTGAGAATAAGCGGAATTGTTAGGGATACACTGCCAAACTACATATATCTAATTGACGAGGCGGTGGAAAAGGTTGTTACCCTGGATGAGCCGTTAGAAATGAATTACGTTAGAAAGCACTACATTGAGCACATTAAAAAGCTAATTGAGCTCGGAAAAGGCTTTGAAGAGGCTCAAAAGTTTGCGAGGTTTAGAGTCTTCTCCGCTCCACCTGGAGCTTATGGAGCCGGTGTAAACCTGGCGGTTGAGTCCTCGGGGTGGAGAAATGATGAAGATCTGGCAAAGGTCTGGGTTCAGTGGAGCGGCTACGCCTATGGAAGGGATGCATTTGGTGTCGACGCCAGGGACTCGCTGGTTTTGAACTTAAGGGAGGTTGACGTCATCAACAGGAACCACATAAGCGATGAACACGACCCAACGAACTGCTGCTGCTATTTCGCACATCACGGTGGATTTAAAACAGCGGTGGAGGCTTTAACGGGCAGGAACGTCGAGGTGGTTCAGACCGACACGAGGGATGTGAGCGACGCAAAGATAGTCGACATGAAGGACGAGCTTGAGCGCGTTGTGAGGGCAAAGCTGCTCAACGACAGATGGATTGAAGAGATGAAGAAGCACGGCTACAGGGGGGCGAACGAGTTTTCAAAGAAGATTCTTCACCTCTACGGCTGGGAGGCAACGACGAAGCTCGTTGAAGACTGGGTTTTTGATGAAATAGCGCAAAAGTACGTCCTTGATGAAGAGATGAGGAGATGGTTCGAAGAGCACAATCCCTACGCCATCGAAGAAATTGCAAGGCGTCTAATAGAGGCCTATGAGCGCGGCCTATGGGAGACGGGCGATGAGCTGATTGAAAGGCTCATGGAGGCTTACTCTGAAATTGAGGGGCTCTTAGAGGAAAACCTCGGAGAGGGGGAAGTCCAGGGGGGAACTATCGAGATTTACACGGCTGAGGATGACGAACACTGGAGTGAAAAGGTTGAGGAGGTGGATAAAATATGGAAGCTCGTGAAAAACGCTTAA